The stretch of DNA GGAGGACTCGATCCCCCATGTCGTGGCCAAACTGATCATTAATCCCTTTAAAATGATCAATATCCAGCATCACCAGGGTAAATGGTGACTGATAGCGTTCGGCCACTTTCATTTGCTCTTCGACCACGACCATAAACTTCCGCCGGTTGGAAATCCCGGTCAGCGGATCAGTCGTGGACAAACGAACCAGTTCGGTATTGGCGGCTTCCAACGCCGCTTTCTGAGCTTCGAGTTTTTGGTTTTGGACTTTGATGATGCGGTAGGATTCAGCGAGTTTGAGAATCGTGCCAACGCGGGCTTCGAGTTCGGTGGCGTCAATTGGTTTGCGGATGTAGTCAACGGCGCCAGCTTCGAGGACGGTTTTGAGGTTGGTTGAGGTGGTCATCACTCCCGTGCACATCATCACGGGAATATCCATGGTCGCAGAATCAGCTTTGAGGCGACGAATCAGCTCCAACCCGTCCATTTGCGGCATTTCCCAATCAGTAATAATCAAATCAGGTATTCGCTGATGGGCAAT from Acidobacteriota bacterium encodes:
- a CDS encoding diguanylate cyclase; this translates as MEKRKVLIVDDDPHILVVLVALFERYYSQFEVFQSLDGPTALHIAHQRIPDLIITDWEMPQMDGLELIRRLKADSATMDIPVMMCTGVMTTSTNLKTVLEAGAVDYIRKPIDATELEARVGTILKLAESYRIIKVQNQKLEAQKAALEAANTELVRLSTTDPLTGISNRRKFMVVVEEQMKVAERYQSPFTLVMLDIDHFKGINDQFGHDMGDRVLQHVAATIQSSLRTSDTIARWGGEEFMALLQRTRLPIGSEIAEKLREKLASTPVDQVGLISASFGVTEYQGSETLASLTNRVDEFLYQAKRLGRNRVVAG